In one Haemophilus parainfluenzae genomic region, the following are encoded:
- a CDS encoding NADH:ubiquinone reductase (Na(+)-transporting) subunit B, with amino-acid sequence MGLKNLFEKMEPAFLPGGKYSKLYPIFESIYTLLYTPGTVTHKNTHVRDALDSKRMMITVFLALFPAIFYGMYNVGNQAIPALNQLGNLDQLIANDWHYALASSLGLDLTNNATWGSKMALGAIFFLPIYLVVFTVCTIWELLFSVVRGHEVNEGMFVSTILFALIVPPTLPLWQAALGISFGIVVAKEIFGGVGRNFMNPALAGRAFLFFAYPAQISGDLVWTAADGFSGATALSQWSQGGQAALQHTVTGQPITWMDAFIGNIPGSMGEVSTLALLIGGAVIVFTRIASWRIMAGVMIGMIGTATLFNLIGSDSNQMFSMPWHWHFVLGGFALGMIFMATDPVSASFTNTGKWWYGALIGVMAVLIRTVNPAYPEGMMLAILFANLFAPIFDYIVVQANIKRRRARTNG; translated from the coding sequence ATGGGTTTAAAAAATCTTTTTGAAAAAATGGAACCCGCGTTTTTACCAGGCGGTAAATACAGCAAGCTTTATCCGATCTTTGAATCGATTTATACCTTGCTTTATACACCAGGTACGGTAACGCACAAAAACACACACGTTCGTGATGCGTTAGACTCAAAACGTATGATGATTACGGTTTTCCTTGCGTTGTTCCCAGCGATTTTTTACGGGATGTACAATGTGGGTAACCAAGCGATCCCAGCTTTAAATCAATTAGGCAATTTAGATCAATTAATTGCTAACGATTGGCACTATGCGCTTGCAAGTTCATTAGGTTTAGATTTAACCAATAATGCAACTTGGGGCTCAAAAATGGCGTTAGGGGCGATCTTCTTCTTACCAATTTACTTAGTAGTATTTACTGTTTGTACAATTTGGGAATTATTGTTTTCAGTGGTGCGTGGTCACGAAGTAAATGAAGGGATGTTCGTTTCAACCATTTTATTTGCGTTAATCGTTCCACCAACATTGCCATTATGGCAAGCAGCGCTTGGTATCAGCTTTGGTATCGTGGTAGCGAAAGAAATCTTCGGTGGTGTAGGTCGTAACTTTATGAACCCTGCACTTGCTGGTCGTGCATTCTTATTCTTTGCTTATCCGGCTCAAATTTCGGGTGACTTAGTATGGACTGCTGCAGATGGTTTCTCTGGTGCAACCGCACTTTCACAATGGTCTCAAGGTGGTCAAGCTGCATTACAACACACTGTAACCGGTCAACCTATTACTTGGATGGATGCATTCATTGGTAATATCCCAGGTTCAATGGGTGAGGTTTCAACGCTTGCGTTATTAATCGGTGGTGCAGTGATTGTATTCACTCGAATTGCTTCTTGGCGCATTATGGCTGGTGTCATGATCGGTATGATTGGTACTGCAACCTTATTCAACTTAATCGGTTCTGATTCTAACCAAATGTTCTCAATGCCTTGGCATTGGCACTTTGTATTAGGTGGTTTTGCACTTGGTATGATCTTCATGGCTACAGACCCTGTATCCGCTTCATTTACCAACACGGGTAAATGGTGGTACGGTGCGTTAATTGGCGTGATGGCTGTATTAATTCGTACAGTGAACCCAGCTTATCCAGAAGGGATGATGTTAGCGATTTTATTTGCAAACTTATTTGCACCAATTTTCGACTACATCGTGGTTCAAGCAAATATCAAACGTCGGAGAGCAAGAACAAATGGCTAA
- a CDS encoding Na(+)-translocating NADH-quinone reductase subunit A, with amino-acid sequence MITIKKGLDLPIAGKPAQVIHSGNAVNQVAILGEEYVGMRPSMKVREGDVVKKGQVLFEDKKNPGVVFTAPASGTITVINRGEKRVLQSVVIDVQGNDQVTFAKYNAGELNTLSSEQVKQNLVESGLWTAFRTRPFSKVPAVDAEPSSLFVNAMDTNPLAANPEVVLKEHWQDFIDGLTVLSRLFPNKPLNLCKAGDSNIPTVDLPNLKVHDFGGVHPAGLVGTHIHFIDPVGVNKTVWHINYQDVIAVGKLFTTGELYVERIVSLAGPQVKEPRLVRTVIGANLSQLTAGELKDGNNRVISGSVLCGQTAKDAHDYLGRYALQVSVIAEGNEKEFLGWITPQSNKYSITRTVLGHFGKKLFNFTTAENGGERAMVPIGSYERVMPLDILPTLLLRDLIVGDTDGSQALGCLELDEEDLALCSFVCPGKYEYGSILRQVLDKIEKEG; translated from the coding sequence ATGATTACAATCAAAAAAGGCTTGGATCTTCCTATTGCAGGAAAACCAGCACAAGTAATCCATAGCGGTAACGCTGTGAATCAGGTTGCGATTCTTGGTGAAGAGTATGTGGGTATGCGTCCTTCTATGAAGGTACGCGAAGGCGATGTCGTGAAAAAAGGCCAAGTGCTTTTTGAAGACAAGAAAAACCCTGGAGTGGTTTTCACAGCCCCTGCGAGTGGTACTATCACTGTAATTAATCGTGGCGAAAAACGTGTATTACAATCTGTGGTCATTGATGTGCAAGGTAACGATCAAGTTACTTTCGCTAAATATAACGCAGGTGAGCTCAATACGCTTTCTTCTGAACAAGTTAAACAAAACCTCGTTGAATCCGGTTTGTGGACAGCGTTCCGCACTCGTCCGTTCAGCAAAGTGCCTGCCGTAGATGCAGAACCTTCTTCTCTGTTTGTAAATGCGATGGACACCAATCCTTTGGCAGCAAATCCAGAGGTGGTGTTAAAAGAGCATTGGCAAGATTTTATTGACGGTTTAACCGTATTAAGTCGTCTATTCCCAAATAAACCATTAAATCTATGTAAAGCGGGTGATAGCAATATCCCAACCGTGGATTTACCTAACCTAAAAGTACATGATTTTGGTGGTGTTCATCCTGCTGGTTTAGTGGGGACACATATTCACTTTATCGATCCGGTGGGTGTGAATAAAACCGTATGGCACATCAATTACCAAGATGTGATTGCTGTCGGTAAATTATTCACTACGGGCGAACTTTATGTAGAACGCATTGTTTCTCTTGCTGGTCCGCAAGTGAAAGAACCTCGTTTAGTTCGTACAGTAATCGGTGCTAACCTTTCTCAATTAACGGCAGGTGAGTTAAAAGACGGTAATAACCGTGTGATTTCTGGTTCTGTGCTTTGTGGTCAAACTGCAAAAGATGCTCATGACTATTTAGGTCGTTATGCATTACAAGTGTCTGTGATTGCAGAAGGTAATGAGAAAGAGTTCTTAGGTTGGATCACACCACAATCGAACAAATATTCGATTACCCGTACCGTATTGGGTCACTTTGGTAAAAAATTATTCAACTTCACTACCGCAGAAAATGGTGGTGAGCGTGCAATGGTACCAATCGGTAGCTATGAGCGCGTGATGCCGTTGGATATTTTACCGACATTATTATTACGTGATTTAATCGTGGGCGATACCGATGGTTCACAAGCGTTAGGTTGTCTTGAATTAGATGAAGAAGACTTAGCATTATGTTCTTTCGTTTGCCCGGGCAAATATGAATACGGTTCAATCTTGCGTCAAGTATTGGATAAGATTGAGAAGGAAGGTTAA
- a CDS encoding BolA family protein has translation MSKQQELLERIQAEFQPHFATVENESHMHSSGRGADSHFKLVIVSDAFEGMRKVQRHQKLYQLFADDLKNGIHALALHLYTKSEWESLGEAFPKSPNCLGVGQ, from the coding sequence ATGTCAAAACAGCAAGAGTTATTAGAGAGAATTCAAGCCGAATTTCAACCGCACTTTGCTACCGTGGAAAATGAAAGCCATATGCATAGTTCTGGTCGAGGGGCTGATTCTCATTTTAAATTAGTGATTGTTAGCGATGCTTTTGAAGGCATGCGCAAGGTGCAACGTCACCAAAAACTTTATCAACTTTTTGCCGATGATTTAAAAAATGGCATTCACGCATTAGCTCTTCATCTTTATACAAAAAGCGAATGGGAGAGCCTAGGCGAAGCATTTCCAAAATCACCAAATTGTCTTGGTGTTGGACAGTAA